The segment AGGCGTCAAAAATAATATAAAAAAGGAGACATTCGGAAAATCGATCATCTCCCTTAAATGTTTAATTTTGTAATAATTAAGGTGAATTTATAAAAACGGAAGTCAGGATGTCATTTTTGTTTCATGACATAGTTTTCGGACCGGTGAAAAGCCGCCGATTAGGCGTATCACTTGGGGTTAATCTTTTACCAGTTGAGGCCAAATATTGCACATTTAATTGTATTTATTGCGAATGTGGCTGGACCCATGAAAAAATCCAGGGAGATAAGAAACTCCCTACGCGTGAACTGGTCAGGGAACGGCTGGAAAAAAAGTTAAAGTCGATGAAAGAAACGGGCATGCGGCCTGATGCCATTACCTTCGCAGGTAATGGTGAGCCTACCATTCATCCGCAGTTTCCCGAAATATTTGAAGATGCCATTCAATTAAGGGACCAATATTTCCCGGAAGCGAAGGTTTCCGTGCTTTCGAATGCTTCCACCCTTGATAAACCTGCCATCTTCCAGGCTCTGAAGAAATCAGGGAACAGCATCCTCAAGCTGGATGCCGGCACGGAAAAAATGTTCCGGCTCATCAATAGCCCGCGTTCCGGCATCACGCTTCACACGATAATTGAAAAACTGAAGGAATTCAATGGCGAGCTGATCATTCAGACTTTGTTCCTGAGGGGAATCTTCGATGGGAAAAAGATCGATAATACAGTTGAGCCGGAAATATCCCGCTGGTTAGAGCATATCAGGGATATTGGTCCGAAATATGTTATGATTTACCCAATTGACAGGGAAACGCCATCGGAGTCCCTTGAAAAAATATCTTTTGC is part of the Bacteroidales bacterium genome and harbors:
- a CDS encoding radical SAM protein, which gives rise to MSFLFHDIVFGPVKSRRLGVSLGVNLLPVEAKYCTFNCIYCECGWTHEKIQGDKKLPTRELVRERLEKKLKSMKETGMRPDAITFAGNGEPTIHPQFPEIFEDAIQLRDQYFPEAKVSVLSNASTLDKPAIFQALKKSGNSILKLDAGTEKMFRLINSPRSGITLHTIIEKLKEFNGELIIQTLFLRGIFDGKKIDNTVEPEISRWLEHIRDIGPKYVMIYPIDRETPSESLEKISFAELGKIADRIESLGIKAQVYY